One window of Streptococcus suis genomic DNA carries:
- a CDS encoding polyprenyl synthetase family protein: MVHEIWKAYPEVEAGLEQVKAIIKSEMVVLHPDVKEKIDQYIDAPGKYLRAGLCLFLARETEGQIVPAKLYFAAHLEVLHLATLIHDDVIDQADYRRGIQAAHIQFSNRIAIYAGDYLLAYAGRLLAQGLRQLDLEEKDVHLAHHKIVEWILRGELEQLLNAYNVNMTPRAYLKQIQGKTASLFGYAYQLGLFYPGQSLRHARQAYRAGRDLGMAFQIRDDLIDYKLDLSESGKPGLQDVQNGIYTLPLLLALQDNEDLSADFEELVNESSPEKLTDLHQKILATSALERTEIILNQYLDRSSRHLRKLSPQAADSVNAFLGDFFHKYF; encoded by the coding sequence GTGGTACATGAAATTTGGAAGGCCTATCCTGAGGTTGAAGCTGGATTAGAGCAGGTCAAGGCTATCATCAAATCTGAGATGGTAGTCTTGCACCCTGATGTAAAAGAGAAAATTGATCAGTACATCGATGCTCCTGGTAAATACCTCAGGGCAGGTCTTTGCCTTTTTTTAGCCAGGGAGACAGAAGGCCAGATAGTTCCTGCCAAGCTCTATTTTGCTGCTCATCTGGAGGTTCTGCATTTGGCGACCCTCATTCATGATGATGTGATTGACCAGGCTGACTACCGTAGAGGTATCCAGGCTGCCCACATTCAATTTTCCAATCGTATTGCTATTTATGCAGGAGATTATCTCTTGGCCTATGCAGGTCGTCTCTTGGCCCAGGGGCTCCGGCAATTGGACCTTGAAGAAAAAGACGTTCACCTGGCTCACCATAAAATCGTCGAATGGATTTTGAGGGGGGAGCTGGAGCAACTCCTGAATGCCTATAATGTGAACATGACGCCAAGGGCTTATTTAAAGCAAATTCAAGGGAAAACGGCTAGTTTATTCGGATATGCCTATCAATTGGGCCTCTTCTATCCTGGACAGTCCTTGCGTCATGCACGCCAGGCCTATCGAGCAGGCCGTGATTTGGGAATGGCCTTTCAAATTCGTGATGATTTGATAGACTACAAACTAGATTTGTCAGAGTCTGGCAAGCCAGGCTTGCAGGATGTCCAAAATGGTATTTATACCCTTCCCCTGTTGCTAGCTTTACAAGACAATGAAGACCTGTCTGCTGATTTCGAGGAGTTGGTCAATGAATCTAGTCCTGAAAAGTTGACAGACTTACACCAAAAAATTCTAGCTACGTCTGCTCTTGAGCGGACGGAGATAATCCTAAACCAGTATCTGGACAGGTCCTCTAGGCATTTGAGAAAGCTTTCTCCACAGGCTGCAGACTCGGTAAACGCTTTTTTGGGTGATTTCTTTCACAAATATTTCTAA
- a CDS encoding PspC domain-containing protein codes for MSIELYKCKQGKVLAGVLAGLAHKLGWEVWLVRGLFLASLLIGRASLLTLVLYIAGAYFLPYKEEQDAERYGMGPRKIKDAEKIRKNWF; via the coding sequence ATGTCGATTGAATTATATAAATGCAAACAGGGAAAAGTCTTAGCTGGTGTACTGGCTGGCCTAGCCCACAAGCTGGGCTGGGAAGTCTGGCTGGTTCGTGGCTTATTCTTAGCCAGTCTATTGATCGGTAGAGCTTCCTTGCTAACCTTGGTCCTCTATATAGCAGGTGCCTATTTTCTTCCCTACAAGGAAGAGCAGGATGCTGAGCGTTATGGAATGGGCCCACGAAAAATCAAGGATGCTGAAAAAATTCGGAAAAACTGGTTTTAA
- a CDS encoding FAD:protein FMN transferase produces the protein MKKALRWLCLSLVLILLVACGKKEEVLPVIKSPLTRSESLLHTVVQLSIYHEGQEEVMDRAVAYIKEMEGLLSTNLEGADVYRINQAAGKEPVVVDERTFEVLETAIEMGKESDGLFDVSIGAVSNLWKIGDPDARKPSDEEIKAALPFIDYKKIQLDKEKKTVFIEEGMTLELGAISKGYIADKVRELFASKGITTAIINLGGNVVVMGDSPSSQDGWNVGVQDPDEVRGATVGSVPGTHDSVVTSGIYERYVEVDGVKYHHILDPKTGYPVENDISGVTVFSQSSMQGDALSTTLFLLGVEKGLDFINQQEGVEAVFIDKDQGVHVSDGLKDSFELSNEEYHLVN, from the coding sequence ATGAAAAAAGCGCTAAGATGGCTCTGTTTGAGTCTTGTGCTGATTCTATTAGTCGCTTGTGGCAAGAAAGAAGAGGTTCTGCCTGTCATCAAAAGTCCCTTGACCCGTAGCGAAAGTCTGCTCCACACCGTGGTCCAGCTCAGTATCTACCATGAAGGTCAGGAAGAGGTCATGGATCGGGCTGTTGCCTATATCAAGGAAATGGAAGGTCTACTATCAACCAACCTTGAGGGAGCAGATGTCTACCGTATCAATCAAGCGGCTGGGAAAGAGCCGGTTGTCGTTGATGAGAGGACCTTTGAGGTTCTGGAAACTGCTATTGAGATGGGCAAGGAAAGCGACGGCCTCTTTGATGTATCTATTGGTGCCGTCAGCAATCTCTGGAAAATCGGAGATCCAGATGCCCGTAAGCCTTCGGACGAGGAAATCAAGGCAGCTCTGCCATTTATTGACTATAAAAAGATCCAGCTAGACAAGGAGAAAAAGACAGTCTTTATTGAGGAGGGGATGACCCTGGAGCTGGGGGCTATTTCCAAGGGCTATATTGCCGATAAAGTACGGGAACTCTTTGCCAGCAAAGGTATCACGACGGCTATCATCAATCTGGGTGGCAACGTAGTGGTTATGGGGGATTCGCCTTCTAGTCAAGATGGCTGGAATGTCGGCGTGCAAGACCCTGATGAAGTGCGTGGAGCTACCGTGGGCTCTGTCCCTGGCACTCACGATTCTGTCGTGACGTCCGGTATCTATGAGCGCTATGTCGAGGTGGATGGGGTTAAATACCACCATATCCTTGATCCCAAGACCGGTTATCCTGTGGAAAATGACATCTCTGGTGTTACAGTCTTTTCGCAATCGTCTATGCAGGGTGATGCCCTATCGACAACCCTCTTCCTTTTAGGAGTGGAAAAGGGGCTTGATTTTATCAATCAACAGGAAGGTGTCGAGGCTGTTTTCATTGATAAAGACCAGGGAGTTCATGTCAGTGATGGTTTAAAAGATTCATTTGAACTAAGCAACGAGGAGTATCATCTTGTCAACTAA
- a CDS encoding Gx transporter family protein, with the protein MLAAQAVVISLIERLITPPFAFAPGAKLGLGNLISLIAIFTLPTKDSLKVVGLRLLIATFLGGTFSTFLYSFAGVTLSYLGMLASKQLGPKRVSPIGISILGGMLHNLGQLLVFASIARSFYVLNYLPILSITGILSGLLVGLAATYLLEKVGPLHHYHKQILAQWK; encoded by the coding sequence ATGCTGGCAGCTCAGGCTGTGGTCATTTCGCTCATTGAGCGCTTGATCACTCCTCCTTTTGCCTTTGCGCCGGGTGCCAAGCTAGGGCTGGGAAATCTCATTAGCTTGATTGCCATTTTCACCCTTCCTACCAAAGACAGCTTAAAGGTTGTGGGCCTTCGTCTGCTGATTGCTACCTTTCTAGGCGGCACTTTTTCTACCTTTCTCTACAGTTTTGCTGGAGTCACCCTAAGCTATCTTGGTATGCTCGCCTCAAAGCAACTGGGACCCAAACGGGTCAGCCCTATCGGCATCTCCATACTGGGGGGCATGCTCCATAATCTGGGACAGCTGCTTGTCTTTGCCAGCATCGCTCGTTCCTTCTACGTTTTAAACTACCTGCCGATTTTATCAATTACCGGCATCCTGTCTGGTCTACTGGTCGGCCTTGCTGCGACCTACCTACTAGAAAAGGTCGGACCGCTCCACCATTACCACAAACAAATCCTGGCCCAATGGAAATAG
- a CDS encoding YebC/PmpR family DNA-binding transcriptional regulator, with amino-acid sequence MGRKWANIVAKKTAKDGANSKVYAKFGVEIYVAAKKGDPDPETNSALKFVIDRAKQAQVPKHIIDKAIDKAKGNTDETFVEGRYEGFGPNGSMIIVDTLTSNVNRTAANVRSAFGKNGGNMGASGSVSFMFDKKGVVVFAGDDADAIFELLLEADVEVDDVEAEDGTITVYTAPTDLHKAIVALKESGIQEFNVTELEMIPQSEVSLDGDDLATFEKLYDALEDDEDVQKIYTNVDGF; translated from the coding sequence ATGGGACGTAAATGGGCCAATATTGTAGCCAAGAAAACCGCAAAAGACGGTGCTAACTCAAAAGTTTACGCCAAATTTGGTGTTGAAATCTATGTAGCAGCGAAAAAGGGTGACCCAGATCCAGAAACAAACTCAGCGCTGAAATTTGTTATCGACCGTGCTAAGCAAGCGCAGGTTCCAAAACACATTATTGACAAGGCCATTGACAAGGCAAAAGGAAATACTGACGAAACCTTCGTGGAAGGTCGTTACGAAGGCTTTGGACCAAATGGTTCTATGATTATCGTCGATACTTTGACATCAAACGTAAACCGTACCGCAGCCAATGTTCGCTCTGCCTTTGGTAAAAACGGCGGTAACATGGGTGCGTCTGGTTCTGTATCCTTCATGTTTGATAAAAAAGGTGTGGTTGTCTTTGCAGGTGATGACGCAGATGCCATCTTCGAATTGCTCCTTGAAGCAGATGTCGAAGTCGATGACGTAGAAGCAGAAGACGGCACAATCACTGTTTATACAGCACCAACTGATTTGCACAAGGCAATCGTGGCACTGAAAGAATCAGGAATCCAAGAGTTTAATGTTACTGAACTGGAAATGATCCCACAATCAGAAGTATCACTTGACGGCGATGACCTCGCAACATTTGAAAAACTCTACGACGCCCTCGAAGACGACGAAGATGTACAAAAAATCTACACGAATGTAGATGGGTTCTAA
- the menA gene encoding 1,4-dihydroxy-2-naphthoate polyprenyltransferase, with translation MSTNSKKGLTLPVFLEFVELKTKVASVFPMTIGILWAFYRYQTFNWLNTLLFVLAVLSFDMCTTAINNSMDFHKAKDEVYRQESNVIGKFALDFKQMIDIVLGLLVFSSLVSLILVWQTSWLLLPMGAVCFLIGIFYTFGPIPLSRMPLGEVFSGVTMGLGIFFLAVFIQAPDSLLLARLDGQWLSLQVDWIKVLEILFMSLPLVTLIANIMLANNTCDLEEDIRNHRYTLVYYIGKKHALQLYFTLASLPWLLWLIYCLTGFLPIWALLGLLGIIPAYKSLKRFLKKQVKGETFIEAVKSFVLFAAIYVLFLVVAIIFWSWK, from the coding sequence TTGTCAACTAATAGTAAAAAAGGGCTAACCTTGCCCGTATTCCTAGAATTTGTAGAGCTCAAAACCAAGGTTGCCAGTGTCTTTCCTATGACCATCGGCATTCTTTGGGCTTTCTACCGCTACCAGACCTTCAATTGGCTCAACACCCTGCTCTTTGTACTGGCTGTCCTTAGCTTTGACATGTGCACAACTGCTATTAACAACAGCATGGATTTTCACAAGGCCAAGGACGAGGTCTATCGTCAAGAGAGCAATGTTATCGGAAAGTTTGCCCTTGATTTCAAGCAGATGATTGACATCGTCCTCGGTCTGCTGGTCTTTTCAAGCCTGGTTTCCCTTATCTTAGTTTGGCAGACCAGCTGGTTGCTCTTGCCTATGGGGGCTGTTTGTTTTTTGATTGGGATTTTCTACACCTTCGGTCCCATTCCGCTTTCCCGCATGCCGCTGGGCGAGGTGTTTTCTGGAGTGACCATGGGGTTGGGGATTTTCTTCCTAGCTGTCTTTATCCAGGCGCCTGACAGTCTTCTGCTTGCTCGTTTGGATGGGCAATGGCTGAGCTTGCAAGTTGATTGGATTAAGGTTTTGGAAATTCTCTTCATGTCCTTGCCCTTGGTGACCTTGATTGCCAATATCATGCTGGCCAATAACACCTGCGACCTGGAAGAGGATATCCGTAACCACCGCTATACCTTGGTCTATTATATCGGAAAGAAACATGCGCTCCAACTTTATTTTACTCTTGCTAGTCTGCCCTGGTTGCTCTGGTTGATTTATTGCCTGACAGGATTTTTGCCAATCTGGGCCTTGCTCGGTCTACTTGGAATCATTCCTGCCTACAAGAGTTTGAAGAGATTCCTGAAAAAGCAGGTTAAGGGAGAAACCTTTATCGAAGCTGTGAAAAGCTTTGTCCTCTTTGCAGCTATCTATGTCTTGTTTTTAGTAGTAGCCATTATCTTTTGGAGCTGGAAATAG
- the hprK gene encoding HPr(Ser) kinase/phosphatase, with amino-acid sequence MTVYVKDLVDNLRIEPAYSTEELLRKEITTADITRPGLEMTGYFDYYAPERIQLMGMKEWSYMMAMTAHNRYQVLSQMFQPETPVIIVARDLEIPEEMYKAAKEKKIAICRSKTATSRLSGELSSFLDSRLAQRTSVHGVLMDIYGMGVLIQGDSGIGKSETGLELVKRGHRLVADDRVDIFAKDDVTLWGEPAEILRHLLEIRGVGIIDIMSLYGASAVKDSSEVQLAVYLENYETGKVFDRLGNSGDTIEIAGVEIPQIRIPVKTGRNISVVIEAAAMNYRAKQMGFDATKMFEERLTNLIETNKEEV; translated from the coding sequence ATGACAGTATATGTAAAAGATTTGGTAGATAATCTGCGGATTGAGCCTGCGTATAGTACAGAAGAGTTGTTGCGCAAGGAAATTACAACAGCTGATATTACGCGTCCAGGCTTGGAGATGACGGGCTATTTTGACTATTACGCTCCAGAGCGGATTCAGCTCATGGGGATGAAGGAGTGGTCTTATATGATGGCCATGACAGCCCATAACCGCTATCAGGTCCTATCGCAGATGTTTCAGCCGGAAACGCCGGTGATTATCGTAGCCCGTGATTTGGAAATTCCTGAGGAGATGTACAAGGCGGCCAAGGAAAAGAAAATTGCGATCTGCCGTAGCAAGACAGCGACCAGTCGTTTGTCTGGGGAATTATCTTCTTTCCTAGATAGTCGTTTGGCCCAACGGACCAGTGTTCACGGAGTTCTCATGGATATTTATGGCATGGGTGTTCTCATCCAGGGAGATTCTGGTATCGGTAAGAGTGAAACTGGTTTGGAATTGGTTAAGCGTGGTCATCGCCTGGTAGCGGATGACCGTGTGGATATTTTTGCTAAGGATGATGTGACTCTGTGGGGTGAGCCAGCAGAAATTCTGCGCCACCTATTGGAAATCCGTGGGGTCGGTATCATTGATATTATGAGTCTCTATGGTGCGAGTGCCGTTAAGGATTCATCAGAGGTTCAGTTGGCGGTTTATCTGGAAAATTATGAAACAGGCAAGGTCTTTGACCGTCTGGGCAATTCAGGCGACACCATCGAGATTGCAGGTGTTGAAATTCCGCAAATCCGTATCCCTGTCAAAACTGGTCGAAACATCTCTGTCGTGATTGAAGCAGCTGCTATGAACTACCGTGCCAAGCAGATGGGCTTTGATGCGACCAAGATGTTTGAAGAACGCTTGACCAACTTGATCGAAACAAACAAGGAAGAGGTCTAG
- a CDS encoding NAD(P)/FAD-dependent oxidoreductase: MTKNIVIVGAGYAGIAAARLLGKTFKKDSDVTVTLIDKNSFHTYMTELHEVAAGRVEPNAIKYDLQRIFAKYPKVDLVTDKVLEIDYDKKQVIAEHQTLDFDYLLLAMGGEANDFGVKGVKEHGFTLWSIEAAERLHDHMVDACYRAMREHDEAKRRALLTFTVIGAGFTGIEMIGELIDWVPILAREFKLDPKEFSLKVVEAMPNILAMVTEKEQVKAKKYLEKKGVELVLGDGVASVQEDSLTLSSGRQIPTYTSIWTAGVQANTDAAEFGIERARAGRLVANEYMEAKGRENVYVAGDLVYFEESEGKPTPQIVQAAEQTGHTAASNIVAAIKGGEKHAYKGKYDGFMVSIGARYGVAFLMDKYHMSGFLAMAVKHMVNLLYFFTIRSFFYMGAYVRHEFFDIQNKRNIFGGHTSGKGNLLWSLPMRLLYGSVWLYEGVKKAFGLFGTTSWFGDQVVFPFPWLADPVSGASAAEAVSGASEAVAEMADPIFGLSYAYGETPMTVLESMPDWFASIMEFMMPNQEVALFMQKFMTITEIGIGLALIGGAFVWLVSAITVMFVIMFSLSGMFYWVNIWFIPAAISLMNGAGRAFGLDYWIMPWLGRFLDKLVYGRPKHIYRKNDKK, translated from the coding sequence GTGACGAAAAATATTGTGATTGTTGGTGCTGGTTATGCAGGGATTGCAGCAGCACGTTTGCTCGGAAAGACATTTAAAAAGGACTCGGATGTAACCGTTACCCTGATTGATAAGAATTCCTTCCATACCTATATGACAGAGCTCCATGAGGTGGCTGCTGGTCGTGTAGAACCTAATGCGATTAAGTATGATTTACAACGCATTTTTGCCAAGTATCCTAAGGTTGACTTGGTAACTGATAAGGTTTTGGAAATCGACTATGATAAGAAACAGGTCATTGCTGAGCACCAGACCTTGGACTTTGACTATCTCTTGCTGGCTATGGGGGGCGAGGCCAATGACTTCGGTGTTAAAGGTGTTAAAGAGCATGGATTCACCCTCTGGTCAATTGAAGCGGCAGAGCGCTTGCACGATCACATGGTGGATGCCTGCTACCGTGCCATGCGTGAGCATGATGAGGCAAAACGTCGCGCCCTCTTGACCTTCACTGTTATCGGTGCAGGTTTCACTGGTATTGAAATGATTGGTGAGCTTATTGACTGGGTACCGATCCTGGCACGTGAGTTCAAGCTTGATCCAAAAGAATTCTCGCTCAAGGTTGTTGAGGCAATGCCAAATATCTTGGCCATGGTGACTGAGAAAGAACAGGTTAAGGCTAAGAAATACCTTGAGAAAAAAGGTGTTGAATTGGTTCTTGGTGACGGTGTTGCTAGCGTACAAGAAGACAGCCTGACCCTGTCATCAGGTCGCCAAATTCCGACCTACACCTCTATCTGGACAGCCGGTGTTCAAGCCAACACAGACGCTGCAGAGTTTGGAATTGAACGTGCGCGTGCAGGACGTCTGGTTGCCAACGAGTACATGGAAGCAAAAGGCCGTGAGAACGTCTATGTTGCCGGTGACTTGGTTTACTTTGAAGAAAGCGAAGGCAAGCCAACACCGCAAATCGTACAGGCTGCTGAGCAGACAGGTCACACAGCTGCAAGCAATATCGTTGCAGCCATTAAGGGTGGCGAAAAACATGCCTACAAAGGCAAATACGACGGCTTCATGGTATCTATCGGTGCTCGTTATGGCGTAGCCTTCTTGATGGACAAGTACCACATGTCAGGTTTCCTGGCTATGGCTGTCAAACACATGGTCAACTTGCTCTACTTCTTTACCATCCGTAGCTTCTTCTACATGGGTGCCTATGTTCGTCATGAATTCTTTGATATTCAGAACAAGCGTAATATCTTCGGTGGGCATACTTCTGGTAAGGGCAATCTCCTTTGGTCTCTACCAATGCGCCTGCTCTACGGTTCAGTTTGGCTTTATGAGGGTGTGAAAAAGGCCTTTGGTCTTTTCGGTACGACTTCATGGTTCGGTGACCAAGTTGTCTTCCCATTCCCATGGTTGGCAGATCCTGTTTCTGGAGCATCGGCTGCAGAAGCTGTATCTGGAGCGTCTGAGGCAGTAGCAGAAATGGCAGATCCAATCTTTGGTCTCAGCTATGCTTATGGTGAAACGCCGATGACGGTCTTGGAATCAATGCCAGATTGGTTTGCGTCAATTATGGAATTTATGATGCCTAACCAAGAAGTTGCTCTCTTCATGCAGAAATTCATGACCATCACCGAAATCGGTATCGGTTTGGCTTTGATTGGTGGTGCCTTTGTATGGTTGGTATCTGCCATCACAGTTATGTTCGTTATCATGTTTAGCTTGTCTGGTATGTTCTACTGGGTTAACATCTGGTTCATCCCGGCGGCAATCTCGCTCATGAACGGTGCCGGTCGTGCCTTTGGTTTGGACTACTGGATTATGCCATGGTTGGGTCGCTTCCTTGATAAGCTCGTCTATGGTAGACCCAAGCATATTTATCGTAAGAATGACAAAAAATAA
- a CDS encoding FMN-binding protein yields MKSTKWMLKSVLVLGVALTLVACGAKEEAATTASSAEIAASEATATATWKDGTYKAESDFDERGWKFVHEITIKDGKITASTADYENADGALKSEDEEYNKNMEAKSGISSKDATDKLDEELLAAQSADVEVVSGATQTSENFKKSVEELLKAAEEGNTETVKLTFE; encoded by the coding sequence ATGAAATCAACAAAATGGATGTTGAAAAGTGTCTTGGTTCTTGGTGTAGCTCTTACTTTGGTAGCATGTGGTGCTAAAGAAGAAGCAGCAACAACAGCTTCTTCTGCTGAAATTGCAGCTTCTGAAGCAACTGCAACAGCAACTTGGAAAGATGGTACTTACAAAGCTGAGTCTGATTTCGATGAGCGCGGTTGGAAGTTTGTACATGAAATTACTATCAAGGATGGTAAAATCACTGCTTCAACAGCTGACTATGAAAATGCTGACGGTGCTTTGAAGTCTGAAGACGAAGAGTACAATAAAAACATGGAAGCAAAATCAGGTATCTCATCTAAAGATGCAACTGACAAGCTTGACGAAGAACTTCTTGCAGCTCAAAGCGCAGATGTAGAAGTTGTATCTGGTGCGACTCAGACTTCTGAAAACTTCAAGAAATCAGTTGAAGAGCTCTTGAAAGCTGCTGAAGAAGGAAATACTGAAACAGTAAAATTGACATTTGAATAA
- a CDS encoding PTS transporter subunit IIBC, with the protein MKKFLSFEFWQKFGKCLMVVIAVMPAAGLMVSIGNSIPLISPESELLIRIGNIIAQIGWGIIGNLHLLFALAIGGSWAKEKAGGAFSAGLAFILINLITGHFFGVTTDMLADATATVSTVFGTEIPVSGYFVNILGQPALNMGVFVGIIAGFVGATAYNKYYNYRKLPDVLTFFNGKRFVPFVVIYRSVLVALGLAIFWPVVQTGINSFGKWIASSQDTAPILAPFVYGTLERLLLPFGLHHMLTIPMNYTSLGGTYDILTGAQAGTQVFGQDPLWLAWITDLINLKDAGDMAQYNDLLANVTPARFKVGQMIGSSGILMGLTLAMYRNVDEDKKKKYRGMFLSSAAAVFLTGVTEPIEFMFMFAAMPLYVVYAFVQGAAFAMADIVNLRMHSFGNIEFLTRTPMAIKAGIGMDVVNFIWVTALFAVAMYFIANFMIQKFNLATAGRNGNYDTETTDVVSNSNVDTADASSQVVQIINLLGGRDNIADVDACMTRLRVSVKDVAQVGDENAWKQAGAMGLIIKDSGVQAVYGPKADVLKSDIQDLLESGVAIPRTEIVATETVVEESQFKGVVEAVYAVAEGQAIAITEVKDPVFSQKMMGDGYAVEPSSGNVYAPVSGIVTSVFPTKHAVGILSDNGVEVLVHVGLDTVALNGAPFSTKVTDGQRVEAGDLLLVADLDAIRSAGRETTIVVAFTNTAEIKSVSLGNLGQVSQDSQVATVEL; encoded by the coding sequence ATGAAAAAATTTCTTAGTTTCGAATTTTGGCAAAAATTCGGTAAATGTTTGATGGTAGTGATCGCCGTTATGCCGGCGGCAGGTCTGATGGTTTCTATCGGAAACTCGATTCCACTAATCAGTCCTGAATCAGAATTGCTCATTCGTATTGGGAATATCATTGCCCAAATCGGTTGGGGGATTATCGGAAACCTTCACTTGCTCTTTGCTTTGGCAATCGGTGGTAGCTGGGCTAAGGAAAAAGCTGGCGGTGCTTTCTCGGCAGGTCTTGCTTTTATCTTGATTAACTTGATTACAGGTCATTTCTTCGGTGTAACTACTGATATGTTGGCAGATGCGACTGCGACTGTTAGCACAGTCTTTGGGACAGAAATTCCAGTATCTGGATACTTTGTCAATATCCTTGGTCAGCCTGCTTTGAACATGGGTGTCTTTGTAGGGATTATTGCTGGTTTTGTTGGTGCGACTGCTTACAACAAATACTACAACTATCGCAAGTTGCCAGATGTATTGACCTTCTTTAACGGCAAACGCTTCGTACCATTTGTGGTTATCTATCGCTCAGTTCTTGTAGCGCTAGGATTAGCTATCTTTTGGCCAGTTGTTCAAACAGGAATCAATAGCTTTGGTAAATGGATTGCAAGCTCACAGGATACAGCACCAATTCTTGCACCTTTTGTTTATGGTACCTTGGAACGTTTGCTTCTTCCATTTGGTCTTCACCACATGTTGACCATTCCAATGAACTATACATCACTTGGTGGTACCTATGACATCTTGACAGGTGCACAAGCAGGTACACAAGTATTTGGACAAGATCCGCTCTGGTTGGCTTGGATTACAGACTTGATCAACCTCAAAGACGCTGGCGATATGGCTCAGTACAATGACTTGCTTGCTAATGTAACTCCTGCTCGCTTTAAAGTAGGTCAAATGATTGGTTCCTCTGGTATTCTCATGGGCTTGACCCTTGCTATGTACCGCAATGTTGATGAGGATAAGAAGAAAAAATATCGTGGTATGTTCCTTTCATCTGCTGCAGCTGTCTTTTTGACAGGTGTAACAGAACCAATTGAGTTTATGTTCATGTTTGCGGCAATGCCACTCTATGTAGTCTATGCATTTGTACAAGGTGCGGCTTTTGCGATGGCAGATATTGTCAATTTGCGTATGCACTCATTTGGTAATATCGAATTCCTTACACGTACACCGATGGCGATTAAAGCCGGTATTGGTATGGACGTTGTCAATTTTATCTGGGTAACAGCCCTCTTTGCAGTTGCAATGTACTTCATTGCCAACTTCATGATTCAAAAATTCAACCTAGCAACAGCTGGACGTAATGGTAACTATGATACAGAAACAACAGATGTGGTTTCAAATTCAAACGTAGATACTGCGGATGCTAGTTCACAAGTGGTACAAATCATCAACTTGCTTGGTGGTCGTGATAATATCGCAGATGTGGATGCTTGTATGACTCGTCTTCGCGTTAGTGTTAAAGATGTGGCACAGGTTGGAGATGAGAATGCTTGGAAACAGGCTGGTGCTATGGGCTTGATTATCAAAGACTCAGGTGTTCAAGCAGTCTACGGACCAAAAGCAGATGTTCTCAAATCAGACATTCAAGACTTACTAGAATCTGGCGTAGCCATCCCTCGTACGGAAATTGTTGCGACTGAAACAGTAGTTGAGGAATCACAATTTAAGGGTGTGGTCGAGGCAGTTTATGCTGTTGCTGAAGGGCAAGCCATTGCCATCACAGAAGTGAAGGATCCGGTCTTCTCACAAAAAATGATGGGCGACGGTTATGCAGTTGAGCCTAGCTCCGGCAATGTTTACGCACCAGTTTCAGGTATTGTAACCAGTGTCTTCCCAACTAAACACGCTGTCGGTATTTTGTCTGACAATGGTGTAGAAGTGTTAGTTCACGTTGGTTTAGACACAGTTGCACTAAACGGTGCTCCATTCTCAACTAAGGTAACAGATGGTCAGCGTGTGGAAGCAGGGGACTTGCTCCTTGTCGCAGATCTGGACGCCATTCGCTCAGCAGGACGTGAAACAACCATCGTCGTTGCCTTCACAAACACTGCTGAAATCAAATCTGTCAGCCTTGGAAATCTTGGACAGGTCAGTCAAGATAGCCAAGTTGCGACAGTTGAGTTGTAA